The genomic region TGGTTGACTTCAAAAGAAACACCTTTAACGACTGGTCTACCTTTATAGGACTTCTGTAAATTGTCTGCTCTTAGTTGTTGCATAAAACAAAGATACTTTTTATAATTCTGAATTTAGAATTTCTTAGATTGCACTATTATTAAAAACTAAGTTAAGAGAATTTAGTCTGTCATAAATTGGTTTAAAATATCCTTCTATGATTCTATGCTCTCAACTCATAACTCTTAATTCATAAAATGGCTTTCCCTAGATTTCTTATGGGCGATAACGCTCACCATCCCGAAGATATTTTTGTAGTCCATCTCGATTATCCTCGATTTGTAATTAATTTAAAAGATGATACACTAGAATTTCTTGAAGATATTGAAAAGAAAGATAAAGAAGAACTGGAAGAAGAGACTAAAAACCTTATAGAAGAGGCCAGCCGTTTTTATGACGAGCAGTGTGCTTTATATGATCAAGAGTAATGGAAGATCTCATACAGCTAGACTGGGACATGATGCTTTTCCTCAATGATTGGGGAAATGATACTGTTGATTTAATATTTAACATCATTACTTATAAGTTCTATGCCATTCCTCTATACTTATATCTTCTTTATATATTGTATAAAAAACTCCCTAAACGTGAATTAATTATTGCGCTTATAACCATAGCAATTCTAGTCGCAGTAAGTGATCAAGTAGCGATGCTTTTCAAAAACACATTAGTCCAGCGATTAAGACCTTTTAGAGAACCTGCATTAGATGGTTTAATTTCTAAGGTAGGTAAAAGTGGAGGAACCTTTGGTTTTTATAGCGGTCATGCTAGTAATGCTATGGCACTTGCTGTGTTTATGTGGCAAATGCTTAAAAAATCACATAAAACCATAGGAGTCTTACTTTTTATATGGGCTGTTCTAGTGGCTTATAGTCGTGTTTATCTTGGAGTACATTATCCTGGAGATGTTTTGATGGGTATGTTTATGGGGACTGTTATAGGGTGGCTATGTTATCGATTATACGCTTTCGCGAAAGCGAAATATACACCAGCTTCTTCTTCTTGATAAACTCTATCCAATGAAAAAAGATTTTACCTTTGAGGTAGCAACTTTATGGAAGAAAGGGCAGTTTGAAAATCCTAAAACTCATATTTCTCAAATCGCAGGAAAAAAAGATATGATAATATCTGCCGCTCGAGAGTTTAAAGGAGATGAGTGTCATTATAATCCCGAAGACTTTTTATTAAACGCGCTCTCTTCTTGCCATATGATGTCCTATTTCTATGTGTGCCAGCAGTATGGGATAGAGATTTTGGAATATAGTGATAAGGTGACAGGTACATTATTATTAAATGATAATGCTAGTGGTGCTTTTCAAAAAATTGTCCTTCAGCCCAAAGTAATAATTTTGGATGTTGATCAAGTAACATTAGCTACCAGTTTGCATAATCAAGCGCACCAGTTATGTTTTATAGCAAATTCTGTCAAGTTTGAAGTTGAAATAAAGCCGATTATAGAAACTCGTTAACATTTTTTTAAGAGCTCATTAAACTTTTAGATTTTTTAATAGTCTAAGTTTTAAATTAATAAACAGTGCTTTAAATGAAAGCGCATAACTCTTAAATGTATGAATCAATCAAAAATTAAATTACTCCTTACTTATATAGGAATTGCGGTAATGTGTACCGCAGGAGTTTACTCTTGTACGTCTAGCGATGACGATAATGGTAATGATACTGATGACGGAAGCGGTAATGGTACGACAGAGTTACACGCAGCTTTTGCAGAGTTTGATACCAGTAATGTCACTATTATGATGAGTGGCACATCTTCTGTAAATATAGAGACTAATGGTATGCCTAACCATACATCACCTTACTGGTCTAGTACAAACGTACGTTCTATAACAGGTCCTAATGGTAACGTGGTAGTAACTGGTCCTGCAGCTACTGATCATCCATTATATGTAGATCCAGTTGTTACAAGTGGAGATCAAATGGCACCAGGAAACATAGACGATTTTAATGGTTCATTTTCTTTAACTGTTCCATCTAGTCCAACGCTAGCCAGCAATTCATCAGCTACCGGATTAGGAGCTATAGGTATTGCAATTAGTGGTTCAGTTATTTATAATGATGAAGAAGGACCTAACGTACCGCTGGATAGTGCTGTAGGATCTTTAGATTATACGGCGGCACACACAGGACCACAAAGTTATCATTATCACTTAGAACCTAAAGCTTTCTCTGATGATGATGATGCATTAGTTGGTATTATCAGTGATGGTTTCTTTATTTATGGTAGAAAATGTGCTTCTACAGGAACATATCCTACTGATCTAGACGCATCTGGTGGTCATACTTCTATTACACAGCACACGACAACTGCAGAGTATCATTACCATATACAAAATACGGTTTACTTAAATCAATATTATATCATATTCCCTGGCGATTATCAAGGCACACCTAATAACATACAGTAGTATATTAATCTTATTACTTTTAATGGGCTGTAAAACAGATCCAAATCATGTTGTATTAACGACTGAAAAGTTAGAGATTGATATAGCTCAATTAGATTTAAGACCTAATGAAGGGCTCATGTATTATAACGATGAGCCTTTTACAGGTTTTTCTATAACAAGTTATCCTAATGGTATAGTTGCACAAAGGATTCAATATCTTAATGGATTACGTCATGGATTATATGAAAAGTGGTTTGTTGATGGTACTTTGAGTTTTCAATCCCAGTATGAGAATGGATTACAACATGGAGCGTCTATATCTTGGTGGAAAAATGGTCACAAACGTTCTCAAAGTAATTTTGAGAATGGTATAGCTCAAGGTGCTCAATTTCAATGGTATACTAATGGATCTATTTTTAAAGAAATACAATTGATTGATGGACGTGAGCAAGGCATGCAAAAATCTTACCGACAGAATGGTAAATTATATAATAATTATGAAGCTAAAAATGGCAGAATCTTCGGACTCAAAAAGGCAACACTTTGCTTCTCTCTCGAGAATCAAGAGATCGTTACTGATACTTTGTAATATTATTTTAATTATCAGTTGTGGCTCAAAAGAACAAAATACTAATACTGTAGTAGACCAGGTAGAAAGTAGAGTAGAGGAATTGCCCTATTATAATGAGGCTAATTTTACACCACGTTGGTTCTCAAAAGACAGTGACTCGCTTAAGGACTTTCATAGTATACCTGATTTTTCTTTTATCAATCAAGAAGGTGATATTATCACACAAGATTACTACAAGGATAAAATATATATCACTGATTTCTTTTTTACTGTGTGTCCTGGTATATGTCCAGCAATGACCAAAAATATGAGTCGCCTTCAAAGTGAATTTTTAAATGATAGTGAAGTATTATTACTATCACATTCAGTGACACCAGATTATGATACACCTGCTGTTTTAAAAGATTATGCTCAACGCATGGGTGTCAACGCTGCAAAATGGAATCTAGTTACTGGTGATAAAGAGCTTATTTATAATCTAGGTAGAAATCATTATTTTGTGGAAGAAGATCTAGGAACAACTAAAAATGTTAATGATTTTCTACATACTGAAAACTTCATTCTAATAGATAAAAATAAACGTATTCGTGGAATATATAATGGATTAAATAAAGCCTCAGTAAATCAACTAATAGCAGATGTGAAGACCTTACAAGCTGATTAAGAGGTTTCTAATTCAAAACTTCAAATGACAATTTCAAACCTGAAATTATCATACTAGTTCCTATTATGGCAATGATTAATCCCATTAATTTTCCAATTACTGAAATGACATTGTCACCTATCTTTTTTGCAATAACATCACTTAATGAAAACGCGATGTAATTGAGCAAGCACATTAAGGCAAATACTACTATAATCACAGCAATACTCATGTATGATGAGGTGTTTGCTACAAAGTTAGTTGCCGTTACAATAGTACCAGGACCCGCCAAAATAGGTATTGCTAGTGGTGAAATAGCAATGTTTTCATCATAATTAACGGTTTTAAGTCTCTTAATATTGGACTTTTTTGACTGTAACATTTCAAAACCTACAAAGAATATTAAAATTCCACCTGCGATTTTAAATGCTGGGATAGTAATACCAAAAAGCTCAAAAATATAATTTCCTAACAGCACAAATGTGGTCACGATTATAAAAGCTACAATAACGGCTTTTAAATTTATTCTTTGCTTTGTTTCTTTATCTGCACCATCAGTTAAGGTTAAAAAGATAGGCATATTAGAAATAGGATTCATAATAGCAAAAAAGCCAGTGAATACAGTAAAGGCAAAGGTTAATAGATCTTCCATTAATATTTTTAATGTGTCAGTATACAACGTGTTAGGACAGTTAACAGATGATTAGCTGCCTTATTTTAATCATGCAATAATAAACAAAATACAGGTCTATGCTTGTGGACAGTTCAAGCATTGAATGATTTTTATATCATAAAAAGATTTAATAAAACTTCAAAGCAGTTGCTGTCATGTGTTTAGGTATATCAAACGCATCTACCAGATACTGGCTCTCATTCTTTAATTCTTTACACAATTTTTGAACGAGCTTGTTAATGGCGAGTGATTTTGAGCCTGAGATATAATCATGTTCTAGATACCAGCCTTTATTTTCTTCTATACGATGCAATGCATAAAGGTTTTTTAATGAGGTAAGTATATCTTTTACGCTTTTGTTTTCCTGTTCTTCAATCTTTGCGATAAATCTTTCTAAAACAATACGGTCAATATAAGCGCTTGCCATATCTATTAAGTGCACTTGAGTGTCTAGAAAAGCGTCATAGCTATCCACACCATTTTTAATTTTCTTATTTAATCTCATTGCTAGTGAACGTAGAGAGTATTCCTCGCGATAAGTAAAAGCACTGAGTTGAAAATCATTTTCTAATAAATGATCTTCTGATGTGTCTCTAGTTACTAGTGGATTCAATTCACTCAAATTTGTGGAGGCTATATTTGAAATGTATTTTAAAGTGTCCCACCAGTCCATACGACCAAATTGCTTTTTGAAATAGGTCAAACGACTTTTGGCGGTAAGTTGTAACAATACCGTATTGTCTCCTTCAAATGTGGTAAAAATGTCAGTATCTGCTTTTAATCGATCAAAGTACATCTCGCTTAAATATCCTTTTCCTCCACAAGCTTCTCGACAAGTTTGAATCGTTTCAGTAGCATTCCATGTGCTTAACGACTTCAATCCAGCGGCTAGAGCTTCCATTTGTTGAGCGTCGTGATTTAAATCACTAGTGTATTCTCTCAATAAGTGCTCATGCGCGATGTCATATGCATAAGCATTTGCTATAAGTGGCATTAACTTTTTTTGATGTGTTGGGTAATCCATTATTGATTGCTCCTCTTTCCCTGGTGGACCAAACTGTTTGCGATCTAAGGCAAAATAAACAGCCATATTTAAAGCTTTCTTGGAAGCAGTATTTCCAGCAATAGGGACACAAAGCCTTCCACCAACTAAGGTTCCTAACATAGTAAAGAAACGTCTGGACGAGCTACTTATAGGACTGGTGTATTGTCCTTCTTCATCTACATCACCAAATTTGTTGAGTAAATTTTCTTTTGGGATTGTAACCTTATCAAAATGTAATGTCCCATTATCTACACCATTAAGCCCCATTTTATGACCATTATCGCCTATCGTAATTCCAGGCATAGTTTCACCTTGTTTATTTCTAATGGGAACTAAAAAAGCATGTATTCCATATTCTTCCTCATCCACGATAAGCTGTGCAAAAACAGTTGCCATTTGAGCATGCATAGCAGCGTTACCTATATATGTTTTTCTATCATTTTGTGTTGGTGTATGAATAATAAATGATTGATCATCTGGTTGGTAAGTAGCCGTAGTTTGTAAAGCTTTTACATTGCTGCCATGGTGCATTTCTGTCATTGCAAAACAGCCAGGTAAAGCCATCGTACCTATGTCTATTAAATACTTATCGTGATGATAATTAGTACCTAAAGATTCTACACTACCACCGAACAACCCAAAATGTACACCGAATTTTATTGTTAGACTCAAATCATATTTTGCTATTTCTTCAAATACAGAAGCATATTGCACCATGGAATCAGATCCTCCATAAGCAGATGGATAAGCAAGTTTACCTAGTCCAGCATCAGCAAGTTCTTGAGTCCATTGCAATACTTTTTCTCTTCTGGTAAATAAATCATCGTTGTGACTTTCAATCTCTACCTTATGTGGATCTAGAATACTTTGTACTTTATTCTTTATGTCGGTATTTCCATGTTGTAGTAAAGTCTTTAAAGCCTTGGAATATGGGGCTTCAGACCTTTTTAAATTAGAATCTACCTTAAATAATGCAGGATTAAAATCATCTATAAATCGTATAGCTTCATGACTTGAAACACCTAGGTAATTTTCAATTTGCTGTAACGACTGTTTTGTCTTTTCATTTGCCCATTCTTCTAGGTTTGGTTTTTTAGCCAGTACCGTTCCTAGAGAATATAAATCTTGTTTTTCACTTAAGTCCAGCACATCAGCATGCTGTTTTATATACTTTTTCCAATAAACTAATTCTCTTGCAGATGGTGGATGACTAGGGTCTAGCCACTTTGAAATCAGTTGTTTTGTTGCGTCAGTGATGGTGTTGTTATCATCAATCTGATTTTTTATATAATCGATTTCATGTTTTTCTAATATACCATCAGCCCATGCGATATACAATAAAGGTAGAAATGGTAAAAGAGAATCTTGAATGTTAATGGAAGTTTTCATGTTACTTAATTTGTAAATCGCTTGTTTAACTGGTAGTAAGATACTTTGCTATTCTATATTATTAGCCTTATAAAATCTTAAAACTATTAGTAGATTTTAAATAGCATCGTATCGATCCTTTCCGACTCTCGGCGATGCTAAGAGCCACCTTTCCCATCTCAGAAATTTGCCTTAACAAATTATCAGGGATCAAGGAAAGGAGTTTTAATAAACAGAGATTTAAATAAACTCCTCGCCTTAGATCCTGCATCCGACGAGCTTTTTCAGCGAGAGGAATGCATAGGTGGGATTTCGCAGAAATCTCGGAGTGGTTGAAAGATGCTAGTTTTGACAAAAACCCCTAATCCATTCTCAATAGCTCATCCACCGTATTTGCCGTGACACTGTGGTAGTTGCCTCTTGCGGTTTTATAAATTTCTTTGGCTTCTTCTATTCGTTCCGCTTTCGCGAAAGCGGAAAATAAAGTAGTTACATACCAGCGACGTCCTACCGTATTTAAAAACTCAGCGATTTTTGTGTCGACATTGTTGTCATGGTAATTGTTCAAAATAGATTGCTCATACCAAACCATGGTGATGTAAGAATTGGTTGAATTGGTAAAGTCAAAGATGTTATCCAATTGTTGCATTTGCGCAGCAGAAATGTCGGTTGGAAAATTACGAATGAAGTGCACCCATTCTTGTGGTGTCCAGTTTGCTGTTGCAGCCACATCGATCTCGTTAGTGGCAATAAAGTCATTCAATGTTTTTTCTACGTTTGTGAAAGCGTCCGATTGAATAACGGCAGCGTTATCAGGAATTCCAGGCTGGTAAATCCATTCCTCAGTATTGAACGTGATGTTGTTTTTCTCTAGCAAATTCTCGTTGAGGTAAGTGATAAAATCTTCAGTGTTTGTGGTAGAAAAGGCATTCTTTTTAAAATAGGATTTTAAGAATGTATCCATGTTGTCACGTCCTACTTTTTCTTCTAAAGTTCTTAAAAATAAATAGCCTTTATCATAAGCGATGCTGTTCATTCCATCATCTGGATTACGACCTTTTAGATCCAGTTTTAGTTTGGTGTCATTAGGAGTTTCTTTCATTCCTTCTATTTCATCTTCAAGATCTTGTCTACCTATTAAGGCGAGCATATTAGCACGGTCTTTTCCGTATAATGCTTCCATAATGCGGATTTCAAAATAAACGGTAAAACCTTCATTAAGCCAGAAATCATTCCATGTTGCATTGGTCACCAAATTACCAGACCAAGAATGAGCCAACTCATGTGCCACAAGAGATGTCAAACTCTTATCGCCTGCAATAACCGTAGGAGTTGCAAAGGTCAATCGCGGATTCTCCATTCCACCGAAAGGAAAACTAGGTGGCAACACAATCACATCAAACTGTTCCCAGTCGTAATCTCCATATAGATTCTCTGCTGCAACAACCATTTTTTCCATATCTGAGAATTCTTCATGGACTTTTGCAAGCATGGACTTCTCGGCATAAACACCAGTACGTTCACTTATCTCTTTGTATTCTATATCTCCTACAGCAAGAGCAATTAGATAAGCCGGAATAGGCTGTACCATTTTGAAATTGTAAACACCATTTTTATTCTTTTCCTTAGGATTCTCCGCACTCATTACAGCCATCAATTCTTGAGGAACTTTTACAGTCGCATCATAAGTAATACGTATTTGCGGACTATCCTGAATAGGAATCCATGTGCGTGTCAATATAGCCTGACCTTGTGTAAATAAAAACGGATGGGCCTTGTCTGCCGTTTGTTGAGCAGTGAGCCATTGTAAGGCTTCTGTTTTTGCCGTGGTAGAGTAGGTGATGGCTATTTGCTTAGTGTCATCTTTAATTTGAATAGTCAAAGGTTGCCCTAATGATTCATCAAATTCACCCAACTCAAATTCAGTTGTTTCGCCATTTTGAGTAACTCGTTCAATTTCTAAAAATTTACTGTCTAGAATAATTGTTTTTGAGCCATTATTCTTAATATCATAAGTTGCGGTACCGCTTATCAATTGGCTTTCAAAATCTACATTGATGTCCAAATCTAGGTGTTTTATTATCGCATCATTAGGTTGTGCGTAGGAATGTGGTTCTTCTGTGTAGGGTTTAGAAGCTATTTCAGATTCAGTTTGTTTTTTTTCTTGGCAACTTGTTAAGATGATGACTATCGCTAGAAAAAGGAAAGCACTTTTTTTCATGTGTGGGATTTTGATAGTGCTAAGATAAGATTCTGTTGTTTGAAAAAAGTAATGTCGCATTAACAACGCTAAGTTTGTGGGCACGCGTTGTAAACGCTCGCTATTCTGGGTTTGAGAATGATTATAGAGTTACTTAATTACTATGAAAACCTATTGAAATTAAATTTAATTTTTCTTCTTTGTTTTCTTCTTTGTTTTCTTCTTTGTTTTCTTCTTTTCAAGCATAAAACTTTTGGAGTTACTTATAAAACCACTAAGGATAGACCCAATTAGGAAAAAAATAAAGACTTGACAAATTTGGATTGTTTGAGGTAAAAATGAAACAGGTTTTATATTGCTTAAAATAAATCCAGTAAAAGAATCTATCCAAACATCTCTATAGCTTACATAGGATATCGGATTCTTTCTGTATTCAATAAGGTTCTTTCTTCTTTCGAGCTTGTCGTTTATTGACGTTTTAATATTGTCTCTAACTACATTTAGTGTGGCTAGTTTATCATTAGAGTATTTGGAATATATTCTTAATGGAGTTTTTAATGGACGTGGTATTCCGCCACCACCTAATGACGATCTTAATCGTTCTGCTTTAGGTATTTCTAATTTAAATTTATCTATATAAATTAGTGTGTCTGTTTCATTATATAAAATAGAAGTGTCTAGTAAAATCGGTTCTTCAGTTTTGAGTAATGTCTCCAGTACTTCAAAATCATCAACCAGTTTTATTTCTTCATCGATTATCCTAGTTTGATACTCTAAAAAATCAGCATTATATGAATAGTTTTTTTATCTAATTCAAACAATACTAAATGGGTAATTGGAAAAAAAACTGTTATCAAACTTATTAAAAAAAGGATCTTGAATGAATTTCTGTATTTATTTTTATAACACTGGTAAGTAATTATGTAAACAGCAAGAAGAGTAATAAAAAATATAATCATGATGATTATTGAATTGCTACTTTGAACAAGAAATGGTAACATTAGCATAATGGCTATGTACATTACAACCATTGAGTCTTCTGTTATAAACTTTTTCATCTTCTTTTGCATAAATAAAGTAGTATATTTTCCATAATGAAAGCACGTTTTTCCTAAACAATCACAACCCCAACAATTCCCCAGCCGCGTCAAAAGGACTTTTCTTTTTACTTAAAACTTCCTGTTCTAGTACAGCGAGTTTTGCAATCACTTCTGGTCGGTTATAGAAATTAGTTTTGATAGCGTCTTCTATGGTCTGATGGAACCAGTACAATTCTTGTGCGTTGCGTTTATTGGTAAAGCTTTGGTTATCGGTAGCGTGTGTTTTATAGTTGTCAATTTCTTCTATGACTTCTGTAATTCCTACACCATTTAATCCACTACAAGTCAGTACTTGTGTAGGCCAGCCGTGGTCTTTTTGTGGCATGAGGTGAACAGCGTTTTTGAATTCGCGTCTTGCGTGCTTTGCGGCGGTTTGATTCTCGCCATCGGCTTTATTGATGATGATGGCATCAGCCATTTCCATAATGCCGCGTTTTATGCCTTGTAAATCGTCGCCAGCGCCAGCGAGTTTGAGTAATAAGAAAAAGTCGGTCATGGAATGGACTGCGGTCTCGCTCTGTCCTACGCCTACGGTTTCTACAATGATAAAATCATATCCTGCGGCCTCACATAAAATAATCGCCTCGCGTGTTTTGCGTGCCACGCCGCCTAATGTTGTTCCTGCTGGGCTAGGTCTTATGAAGGCTCGGTCGCTTTTGACCAATTCTTCCATGCGTGTTTTGTCACCCAAAATACTGCCTCGTGAGATATTGCTCGATGGATCTATGGCAAGTACGGCGACTTTTTTACCGCGTTCTATGAGTTGTCTTCCCAGCGATTCTATAAAGGTAGATTTTCCCACACCTGGTACACCAGTAATTCCTAATCTAAAGGATTTTCCAGACTCTGTTAAGGCTTGTTTTATAATCGCTTTCGCGAAAGCGGAATCACCACTAGCGGTACTTTCTACCAGAGTTATCGCACGACTTAACGCACTTACCTGACCAGCAAGTAAGTCCTTAAAAAGTGAATCGACATCAACAGTTCCTTTCTTACGTCGTGCTCGAGGATTTATATGTGAATTAGTGACCAATTATGCTTTTTGTGTGTGTTTTATTGCAAGAGTACCACCTATGTAGGCCATTGGGATATATGCCAGTGCGATATCCATAATGGTGAACCATATAGGACCTGGCAGCATCATATTTACAGCGATACCACCGATGAGAAAAAAGACACCTATTCCCATCGCAAATTTCATTTTGTGAGTAGCAGCAAGACGCGCTGCTATGTAAGCACCTACCAAGGTACCTAAAGCATGGGCTAAAAATGGAAAGATAAAATTTTCAACACCAAAATCAGGCATCGCTTTTTTTAGAGCTTCCATATCGCTTACATCCACACCTTCAATTGGGACTACAATATTGCCCAGTTCGATAAATCCCATGTTAACGACGTTACCTATGACTACTCCAGCGAGTACGGCTAGAATGTTTTTTACAATTGGATTCATAATGGTTGGTTTTTAAGATTTAAAAATAGTAATAATAGTTTTTACAGCAGTAAAAGCTCTTAGGTTTTCAAGCTTTCTGACTATCACATTGTTGGGCATGTTTCATTTCTTAATAGTATAGTGCCCTTATTGAAGTATGAGTTAAATTCAAAATTATGGCAGTTTGCGTTTGTAGAAGATTAATGTTTATTGAAAACTGATAGCTATTTTGAGTGCTACTATATGAATTTTATTATAAAATAAAAAAAGCCTTACTAAACAGCAAGGCATTTTTGAAATTATCTTTTCGCGTAAGCGTAATTTAAAAACTATCGTTCTAGAACCCATTCTCCTTTATTAATCAAAGGGATAGCGGCTTTATACTTCACTTCTTTAGTCTCGCCGTTCATTACATTCTTAATAGTGACTTTATCATTACGACCTATCTTAGGCTGGTCACGAGTAATGGTTTCAGTTACTGGTGGACGTTGTCCTGCGTTACTTGCTCCAGCTCCTACAGCACGGTTTTGTGCAGCACGTTCATCACTGTTTAAGATTTCTTCTTTTTGTGTAGTAGTTTTTTCTGCCTTACGTTGTTCTGCTTCTTGAATAGCTGCAGTGTCACGTGTAGGTAAATCACCCTTAAACATAAAGCTGATTACTTCTTTATTTACCTTATCAACCATTTTTTTGAAAAGCTCAAAAGCTTCAAACTTATAGATTAATAATGGGTCTTTTTGCTCGTGAACGGCTAGTTGAACACTTTGCTTTAATTCATCCATCTTGCGCAAGTGCGTTTTCCAAGAATCATCGATAATGGCCAGTGTAATGTTCTTTTCAAAATCAAGGACTAATGATTTTCCTTGAGATTCATAAGCCTTATCTAAATCTGTAGCAACGTTTAAAGTTTTTATTCCATCTGTAAATGGTACGGCGATGCGCTTGTACTGGCGCTCGTCATTTTCATATACATTTTTGATGACTGGATACACCTCTGTAGCGGTGCGTTCCATTTTTTCTTTATAATGCTGGTAAGCTGCTTTATAAACTATACCGGTAATGGTTTGCTCGTTTTTAGAACCGAATTCTGCTTCAGAAACTGGGCTACTCATTGAGAAGTAACGCATGATTTCAAATTCAAAGTTTTTATAATCTTGAGCTTGTTTATTAGTCTCGGTAACAACCTCGGCAATATCATAGACCATGTTTGCAATATCTACTGCAAGACGATCTCCAAACAAAGCATTATAACGACGCTTGTAAATCACTTCACGTTGCGCGTTCATCACATCATCATATTCTAGTAAACGCTTACGTACACCGAATGCGTTTTCTTCTACTTTCTTTTGAGCACGTTCAATAGACTTAGAAATCATAGAATGCTGAATTACTTCGCCTTCTTTCATTCCTAATCTGTCCATGGTTTTTGCCATGCGCTCAGAACCGAAGAGTCTCATTAAGTTATCCTCGAGAGAAACATAGAATTGAGAGCTTCCTGGATCACCTTGACGACCAGCACGACCACGTAATTGTCTATCTACACGACGTGAATCATGACGCTCTGTACCTATAATGGCAAGACCACCAGCGGCTTTTACTTCGTCAGACAATTTAATATCTGTACCACGACCAGCCATGTTAGTAGCAATAGTAATCTGTCCTGGATCACCAGCTTGTGCTACAATCTCTGCCTCGCGTTTATGCTGTTTTGCATTCAGTACGTTATGATCAATTCCTGCACGTTGTAAGGTGCGACTTAAAATCTCAGATATCTCAACTGAAGTTGTACCTATCAATACTGGACGACCAGCTTGTTTTAAACGTGTTACTTCTTCTATAACAGCGTTATATTTTTCACGTTTTGTTTTATAAACTAAATCCTGACGGTCATCACGAGCGATAGGCCTGTTAGTAGGTATTTCTACTACGTCCAGTTTATAGATTTCCCAGAATTCTCCTGCTTCTGT from Nonlabens arenilitoris harbors:
- a CDS encoding phosphatase PAP2 family protein, which produces MEDLIQLDWDMMLFLNDWGNDTVDLIFNIITYKFYAIPLYLYLLYILYKKLPKRELIIALITIAILVAVSDQVAMLFKNTLVQRLRPFREPALDGLISKVGKSGGTFGFYSGHASNAMALAVFMWQMLKKSHKTIGVLLFIWAVLVAYSRVYLGVHYPGDVLMGMFMGTVIGWLCYRLYAFAKAKYTPASSS
- a CDS encoding OsmC family protein, with product MKKDFTFEVATLWKKGQFENPKTHISQIAGKKDMIISAAREFKGDECHYNPEDFLLNALSSCHMMSYFYVCQQYGIEILEYSDKVTGTLLLNDNASGAFQKIVLQPKVIILDVDQVTLATSLHNQAHQLCFIANSVKFEVEIKPIIETR
- a CDS encoding YHYH protein codes for the protein MNQSKIKLLLTYIGIAVMCTAGVYSCTSSDDDNGNDTDDGSGNGTTELHAAFAEFDTSNVTIMMSGTSSVNIETNGMPNHTSPYWSSTNVRSITGPNGNVVVTGPAATDHPLYVDPVVTSGDQMAPGNIDDFNGSFSLTVPSSPTLASNSSATGLGAIGIAISGSVIYNDEEGPNVPLDSAVGSLDYTAAHTGPQSYHYHLEPKAFSDDDDALVGIISDGFFIYGRKCASTGTYPTDLDASGGHTSITQHTTTAEYHYHIQNTVYLNQYYIIFPGDYQGTPNNIQ
- a CDS encoding toxin-antitoxin system YwqK family antitoxin, with product MGCKTDPNHVVLTTEKLEIDIAQLDLRPNEGLMYYNDEPFTGFSITSYPNGIVAQRIQYLNGLRHGLYEKWFVDGTLSFQSQYENGLQHGASISWWKNGHKRSQSNFENGIAQGAQFQWYTNGSIFKEIQLIDGREQGMQKSYRQNGKLYNNYEAKNGRIFGLKKATLCFSLENQEIVTDTL
- a CDS encoding SCO family protein, which translates into the protein MAESSDSKRQHFASLSRIKRSLLILCNIILIISCGSKEQNTNTVVDQVESRVEELPYYNEANFTPRWFSKDSDSLKDFHSIPDFSFINQEGDIITQDYYKDKIYITDFFFTVCPGICPAMTKNMSRLQSEFLNDSEVLLLSHSVTPDYDTPAVLKDYAQRMGVNAAKWNLVTGDKELIYNLGRNHYFVEEDLGTTKNVNDFLHTENFILIDKNKRIRGIYNGLNKASVNQLIADVKTLQAD
- a CDS encoding MarC family protein, which translates into the protein MEDLLTFAFTVFTGFFAIMNPISNMPIFLTLTDGADKETKQRINLKAVIVAFIIVTTFVLLGNYIFELFGITIPAFKIAGGILIFFVGFEMLQSKKSNIKRLKTVNYDENIAISPLAIPILAGPGTIVTATNFVANTSSYMSIAVIIVVFALMCLLNYIAFSLSDVIAKKIGDNVISVIGKLMGLIIAIIGTSMIISGLKLSFEVLN
- a CDS encoding acyl-CoA dehydrogenase, with the protein product MKTSINIQDSLLPFLPLLYIAWADGILEKHEIDYIKNQIDDNNTITDATKQLISKWLDPSHPPSARELVYWKKYIKQHADVLDLSEKQDLYSLGTVLAKKPNLEEWANEKTKQSLQQIENYLGVSSHEAIRFIDDFNPALFKVDSNLKRSEAPYSKALKTLLQHGNTDIKNKVQSILDPHKVEIESHNDDLFTRREKVLQWTQELADAGLGKLAYPSAYGGSDSMVQYASVFEEIAKYDLSLTIKFGVHFGLFGGSVESLGTNYHHDKYLIDIGTMALPGCFAMTEMHHGSNVKALQTTATYQPDDQSFIIHTPTQNDRKTYIGNAAMHAQMATVFAQLIVDEEEYGIHAFLVPIRNKQGETMPGITIGDNGHKMGLNGVDNGTLHFDKVTIPKENLLNKFGDVDEEGQYTSPISSSSRRFFTMLGTLVGGRLCVPIAGNTASKKALNMAVYFALDRKQFGPPGKEEQSIMDYPTHQKKLMPLIANAYAYDIAHEHLLREYTSDLNHDAQQMEALAAGLKSLSTWNATETIQTCREACGGKGYLSEMYFDRLKADTDIFTTFEGDNTVLLQLTAKSRLTYFKKQFGRMDWWDTLKYISNIASTNLSELNPLVTRDTSEDHLLENDFQLSAFTYREEYSLRSLAMRLNKKIKNGVDSYDAFLDTQVHLIDMASAYIDRIVLERFIAKIEEQENKSVKDILTSLKNLYALHRIEENKGWYLEHDYISGSKSLAINKLVQKLCKELKNESQYLVDAFDIPKHMTATALKFY